GCCGCGCCAAACAGCGTTGCCTGGCAATCGGCGTCGGCATCGGCTCAGGTTATCTTTTTCCGACCACCTTTGAGGGGGAAGTCTACAGCGACCTGACCGGCGAGCGCGGCGTGCTCATGGGCGCGCTGGCCGGAATCATGGAGGCGCAATATGATGTTTTGCGCAAAAACGGCCATTCGCCCAGTGAAGCTTTCAACGAGACGGTTGAAGAACTGACCCAGAGTCTTATCCGGCTTGTTGACGAAAACGGCATGGACTGGATGTTTTCCAACTGTTCCGCCACGGCCCAGCGCGGCGCGCTGGACTGGAAACCGAGATTCAAGGCGGCGGTCATGCCGGTCTTCAACGAGCTGTACCGGAAGGTCAAGAGCGGCTTTGAAACCAAACGCGTGATCGCTTCGTGCGGACGGCCGGACTATCAGAAACAGCTGGCCAAGGAATTAAACGCCCTCGGCAATTCCGAGATGTGGCACGCCGGGAAAGCGGTCCGCGCGTTGCGTCCAAGGGAAAAAGCGCACGCCATCACGAAGCAGACCAGGGGCATCGGCGGGCGCAAGGCGTAAACGCGAAACGCGATTGTTCTGGACAGCGGGGCTTTGTTCCCAGCGGAGCATTGCTCCGGCCGTCCGGCGGGATGCGCCCCGCTTTTCACGCGATGCGTAATTTATGAACCAGATTCAGGTTTCCGTTGAAGGTGGCGCCGCGCAAAATTACCCGGTTAACACGCCGGTTTCCGCCCTTTTGAGAACCCCGCTTGACAAGCGCGGTTTTCCTTTCATCGGCGCGCTGGTCAACCATTACACAGTTTCGCTTTCTTATCCTCTGAAAGTCAACTGCCGGGTGCGTTTCCTGACGGCGGCCGACCCGCTGGGAATGCGCATTTACCGCAATTCGCTTTCCTTTCTGCTGGCCAAAACCGTCTGCCAATACTTTCCCGGTGTCCGGCTCTGCATTGAACATTCGCTCAGCACCGGAGTTTTTTACACCGTTGAAAACGCAAAAAAAGGCGGCCGGGCGGCGCTTTTCCGTCAAATTGAAAAAAAAATGCGGCAGACCGCGGCCGCAAACCCGGCTATTGAAAGACGCAACCTTTCATTCGCGGACGCGATCAAACTGCTGGAACGCGCCGGCCTGAAAGAAAAAGCCGATCTCCTGCGTTTCCGCAACCCGCCCAAGATAACCGTTCACTGGTGCGATGGTTTCTTTGATCTGGCCCACGGCCCCCTGGCTTCCCGCGCCGAAGACCTGAAATGTTTCCGTTTGATCAATTATCCGCCGGGACTCGTGCTGCAGTTTCCCGATCCGCGAAATCCGCGGCGCGCGGCCGGATTCCGCGCGCAGCCGCACTTGTTCAATATTTTTCACGAACACAAGGAAT
Above is a genomic segment from Kiritimatiellia bacterium containing:
- the ilvC gene encoding ketol-acid reductoisomerase, encoding MPLIDFGGTKEKIVTRKEFPMAKAKKILRNETIVIIGYGVQGPAQALNLKDNGFKVIIGQSKQFKRDWDRARKDSWVPGKTLFEIDEAVRRGTIIQILVSDAAQKQIWPVVKRNLKKGDALYFSHGFSIVYRDQTGIVPPKDVDVIMVAPKGSGTSVRRNFLSGAGINSSYAVFQNATGRAKQRCLAIGVGIGSGYLFPTTFEGEVYSDLTGERGVLMGALAGIMEAQYDVLRKNGHSPSEAFNETVEELTQSLIRLVDENGMDWMFSNCSATAQRGALDWKPRFKAAVMPVFNELYRKVKSGFETKRVIASCGRPDYQKQLAKELNALGNSEMWHAGKAVRALRPREKAHAITKQTRGIGGRKA